The DNA segment ACGACGCCGGCGGGCCTGCGCAGCAGCGCGGTCAGCATCCGGTTGCGGGCCTCGATGCGCCGGCGGGCGCCACGGTCACGCCCGGCGGGCAGCGGGAAATGCCGCACCACCAGCTCCGGGGCGTAACGGAGCTCCCAGCCCGCCGCGGCGAGATCCATCGCCAGCAGTGATTCCTCGCCGTACACGAAGAGACGCGGCTCGAATCCACCCACCGCGAGGAAGGCTTCGCGCCTGACCACGACGGCGCAGGAGAGAAAACCCAGGATCTTCGGTCCCGGTACGCCGGAAGCCCCGCCGATCGGCGCGGCCGCCATCGCTTCCGACACCGGATCGATCCGCCCCTCGGCGCCGATCAGCACCCGTGCCGAGAGAAGGCCGACCCGCGGATGGGCACCCATCAGGGCCGCGGCCCGAGCCAGCGAACCCGGTGACCAGTACGAATCGTCGTCGGCGAACGCCACGTACGGTGTGCCGGCCCGGCGGACCCCCTCGTTGCGGGCCGCCGCGCCGATGTTCTCCCCGAGCCGCACCACCTCGACCGACGGGAACGCCGAGGCGATCTCCTCGGGGCCGCCGTCGTCCGAGGCGTTGTCGACCAGGATCACCGGCGCCCGGTGCTCGGGAAGCGTCTCGAAGAGCCGGTCGCGGCGGTTGCGGGTCGCCACCACGACCGTGACGTCGTCGTTCCTAGAGGCGTCCACGCAGCTCTTTCTGGAAGAAGTCGAGGAAACCGTCCGGGTCGGGGCCGCAGTTCATCAGGACGATGTGGTCGAAGCCGGCGTCCCGGTACTCACCGATCCGGTCCAGGTAGTCGGCCGGGTCCGGGCCGGCGACGAAGTTCTGCCGCACGTCGTCCTCGGTGACCGTCGCCGACGCCGCCTCGAAGTTCACCGGGTTCGGCAGCTCGGACATCACCTTCCACCCGGTCACCGCCCAGCGCGTGGTCCGGTGCGCCTCCTTCACCGCCTCGTCCTCGGTGGGAGCCCAGGCCACCGAGGCTTCGGCGTACCGGGGACCGGTGCCTCCCGCGGCCGTGAACGTCTCCACCAGATCCTTGCGGGGCTCGGTCGCGAAGAGCCCGCTGCCGTGCGTGGCGGCCAGTTCGGCGGCGGACGTGCCACCGGCCGCCACGGCGATCGCCGGCAGGGTGTCCGGGAGGTCGAAGACCCGCGCGTCGTCCAGCCGCAGATACCTGCCCTCGTAGGACTGGTAGCCGCCCTGCCAGAGCAGGTTGATGATGTCCAGCGCCTCGGCCAGCCGCTCGTGCCGCTCCCGCACGCTGCCGAAGCCCTGGCCCACCACGTGCTCGTTGAGCCGCTCGCCGGAACCGACACCCAGCGTGAACCGGCCGTCCGAGATGATCGCGAGGGTGGCCGCGGCCTGCGCGATGATCGCCGGGTGGTAGCGCACCGACGGGCAGGTCACGCCGGTGGCGAGGCCGAGCGTGCGGGTCTGCACAGCGATCGCGCTGAGCACGTTCCAGGCGAACGGCGAGTGGCCCTGCACGTCCAGCCACGGGTGGTAGTGGTCGCTGATCTCGACGAAGTCGAAGCCGGCCTGCTCGGCCCGGATCGCCTGGCGGATCAGTTCCTTGGGGCCGAACGCCTCGGCCGCGAGCTTGTACCCCATCTTCATGGTGCTGCCGATTCCCCTCATCTGCCTGGGCAAACGTCGAAGGGGCGGGCCGGTGCGTCACCGGCCCGCCCTGTGTCGTGGTCGCGTTATGCGGTCGCCGCGTTCTTCGTCTCGTCACGCACGTCGCGCGCGTCCGAGGCGGCGGTCTCCTTGGTGGTCTGCGCCGCGTCGCGGGCGGTCTCCTTCAGCTCGCCGGCGGCGTGCTGCACGGTGCCGCCGAGCTCGTCCTTCAGGTCGCTCGCCACGTCCTTGACCTTGTCGGTCAGGTCGCCGCTGTGCTCCTTGAGCTGCTGGCCGGCGCGCTTCTCGGCGTCGGTGACCGGGATCAGCGACGCGCTGAGCAGGCCGACGCCGAAGGCGATGATGCCGGCGGCGAGCGGGTTGCCCCGGGTCTGGCCGGCAACGGCGCGGGGTGCTCCCTTGACGGCGCCGGCAGCGTCGTGCGCCTTCTCCTGCGCCTTGTCACTCAGCTCGCCGGCCTTGTCGCTGGTCCGGCTCGACAGTTCGCTCGCCTTGTCGCTGATCTTGGACGCCTGCTCGTGAGCGGCGTACCTGGTGTCCTCCGTGGTGCCCATGACCTTCTCCTTAACCGCGGTCCAGCGCCGCCGCGCGACCTGGCGCGGGCTCGTCTTCTCGGCCAGCAGATCGACGTCACGGGTCAGCGAGGCCCGCGTACGCTCGATGTCCTGCTTCAGCCGGTCGGGTTCTTCAGCCATTGGGCGTCCTCCTTCAGCGTTTCGGCGGTGCGGCGCGGCACCGGGTCGACGGTCTTGAGCTTCTTGCGGCCGTTCACGAAGAGGACGGCGCCGATCGCAGCCCAGACCAGGCCGACGATCAGGAACGCCCAGCCGTGATCGATGACGTTGCCGAGCCCGAACACGATCGCGAAGCTGAGCAGCAGCACCGCGAGGTATCCGGCGAACCCGGCGCCGCCGAGCATCCCGGCGGCCTTGCCTGCCTTCGTCGCCTCCTGGCGGATCTCCGCCTTGGCGAGCTCGACCTCCTGCCGGAAGAGCTGCGACAGGTCGTTGCTGATGTTGCCGATGATCTCGCCGATCGACGTCTGCTCGACCGGGTCGGCGTTGTCGTGCGGATAGGGCGCGGTCACGGCCGGCGCTCCGGGTACGTCTCGTCGACGACGGCCGGGATGCCGGTGCCGGTGGCCGAGTACTCAGTGCTCGTGGGGTATTCGGCGGTCGCCGGCGTGACCGGGGACGGGTCCGCATAGCCCGCGGCAGGCGTCGTCGAGTAACCGGTCGGCTGCGTCGAGTCGTAGGCCGGGCTGTAGGTGTCCGTCACCGGCTTCGTCTCGTCGGCCGAGGTTCCGGCCGTGCTGTCCGCCTTCGCCACGCTCTTGCCGAGCCGGCCCACGACGAACCCGGCCGCGAGAGCCGTGGCCAGGAAGGCACCGGGGCGGCGGCGGGCGAAGTCCTCGACCTCGCGCAGCACCCCGTCCGGGCCGTTGCGGTCGAGGTAGTCGGCGAACTGGCGGCCACCGTCGGCGACCCGCGCGACGACGGCGGCGGCCGGCGAGTCCTGCCGGGCGCCCCGCATCTCGTCGAGGTGGTCGGCGGTCTCCCGGATGCTGCCGACGAGCCGGCTGTTCTGCGTCCGCGCCTGCTCGTCGAGCTTGCCGCGGACCTCCGAGGCGACCGAACGGGCCTGCGTCTTCGCCTCCTGGCCGACGCGCTGCGCCTGCTCCTTGGCGGTCGACGCCACGTCGGACGCCGCGGTGCCGGCCGACTCGCGGGCCTGCTGCGCGACCTGGCGCGGCTTCGACTGCTCGTCGCCGTGGTGTGGCTCGACGGCCGGGTATGCGGTGGTGGTCTCGTACTCGGGGGCTGCGTATGCCGGGGTCGGCGGGATCCGGCCGCCCGGGGAGAGGTCGCTCATCATTCCTCCGAGGGGGGGTGAGAGGGTCACTTGCTTCCACCCGACTACCTACCCCGGCCACAACAGTCGATTCATCTTCGTTTGTGATGAATGGCGCAAAACCGGAGACTCTTAAAACCGCAGATCAGGGGTACGCCGGACGGTTGCCCTCGCCCTGTTAGGGTCGGCGACCGTGAGCGAAACCAGCGGCGTACGCGTCATCGGCGGCCGGACCTACGACTTCTCCCGCCGCGTCGTCGTGATGGCGATCGTGAACCGCACCCCGGATTCGTTCCACGACAAAGGACGCACGTTCGCGCTGGAGAAGGCGACCGAGGCGGTCAAGGCGGCGGCCGCCGACGGCGCCGACTGGATCGACATCGGCGGCGTGCCGTTCGCGCCCGGCCCGGAGGTGACCGCGGCCGAGGAACTGGACCGGGTGCTGCCGGTGATCGAGGCGGCCCGCGACCTGGCCGTCGTCTCGGTCGACACGTTCCGCCCCGAAGTGGCCCGCGAGGTGATCAAGGCGGGTGCCGGGGTCATCAACGACACCTCCGGCCTGCGGGACCCGGCGATGGCCGACGCCGTGGCGGGCACCGACGCCCAACTGGTGATCTGCCACAGCCTGGCCGCGCCCCGCACACTGCACCCCCGTCCGTTCTACGGCGACGTCACCTCCGAGGTGGCCGCCTTCCTGCGGGAACGGGTGGAGCTCGCACTCGCGCGCGGCGTACGACCGGATCAGATCATCATCGACCCGGGTCACGACCTCAACAAGAACACCCTGCACTCGCTGGAGATCACCCGCCGGCTCGAGGAGATCACCTCGATCGGGTACCCGACGCTCGCCGCCCTGAGCAACAAGGACTTCATCGGCGAGACCCTGGACCGCCCGCAGCAGGAACGGCTCGCCGGCACCCTCGCGACCGTCGTCTTCTGCATCATGCGAGGCGCCCGCATCATGCGCGTCCACGACGTGCGGGCGGCCACCGACGCGATCCGGATGACCGAGGCGATGCTGGGCTGGCGCGAGCCCGCCTACCTGCGCCACAACATGGACTAGTCGGCAGGTGGCATGACCGACATCAGGTCGGTCATCCAGGGCTGCTGGGCGACCGCGTCGGGGCCGAGGACCCGCATGGCGCCGAGCACGGTGATCAGCATCCCCATGGCGAAGAAGTCGCGCACCTCCTCGGCGGTGGCCCCGGTCAGCTCACGCACCACCGTGTAGAGGTTGCCGTAACAGGCGCGCACCGCCTCGCCGATCACCGGATCGGCGGCCGCGCCGAACCCGTGCAGCAGGACGAAGAGCAGCTCCCGCTCGGCCAGCAGATCCTTGTAGGCGTGGCCGAGGCCGGCAAGCGTCGGGTCCTGTTCGGCGGCCGCGCGCCACTTCTGCTCGATCCGGCCGCCCGCGTACCTGGTGGTGGCCAGGAAGAGCTCCTGTTTGGAGCCGAAGAGCCTGATCACGTACGGCTGGGAGACCCCTGCGATCCGCGCCACCTGATCAGTGGTGGTCCCCGCATAGCCGCCCTCGGCGAAGGCCTGGAGTGCGGCTTCCACGAGCTGCGTGTGGCGTTCCTGAGCGGTGAGACGGGTCCGGGTCACGTTGACATGTTATCAGTCAATGCATACGGTGCTTAGTTATCAGTGGATAACAACTTCAGGGGGATCGCTGTGTCCACGCTCGCTCCCGTCCGGCCCGCCACGCGGCCGCTGGGCCTCGTACTGGCTGCCGTCGGCATCCCGACGTTCATGGTTTCGCTCGACAATCTCGTGGTCAGCACGGCTCTGCCGGTCATCCGCACCGAGCTGAACGCCTCGATCACCGACCTGCAGTGGTTCGTCAACGCGTACACGCTGCCGTTCGCCGCCTTCCTGCTCACCGCCGCCGCGCTCGGCGACCGGATCGGCCGGCGGCGGATGTTCCTGGCCGGCATCGCGCTCTTCACCGTGGCGTCGGCCGGCGCCGCGCTCGCCACCGAACCGTGGGAGCTCACCGTCACCCGCGCGCTCCAAGGTCTCGGCGGCGCGGCCATCGCGCCGCTGTCACTGACCCTGCTCGCTCAAGCGGTCCCGGACCGTCTCCGCAACGTGGCGGTCGGCATCTGGGGTGGCATCACCGGACTCGGCGTCGCGCTCGGACCGGTCATCGGCGGCGCCGTCGTCGACGGCCTCACCTGGAACTGGATCTTCTGGGTCAACGTGCCGATCGGCGTCGTCGCCGTGGTCCTGGCGCTCACCGTGCTCGACGAGTCCCGCGGCGGGGCACGACGCCTCGACCCGGTCGGCCTGGTCCTCTCGGCGAGCGGCATGCTGCTGCTGATCTGGGGCATCGTCGACGGCCCCGAGCGCGGATGGACCAGCGGCCGGGTGCCGCTCATGCTGGGTGCGGGCGTCGCGCTCCTCGCCGCCTTCATACTCTGGGAATCCGGCCTGTTCGGGCAGGCCCGCAACCGTACGCCGATGCTCCCGCTCACCCTGTTCCGCTCGCGCGGCTTCAGCCTGGTCAACGTCGTCACCCTGACGTTCTCGGCCGGCGCGTTCGGCGCGGTCTTCCTGCTCGCCCAGTTCTTCCAGGTCGTGCAGGGTCTGAGCCCGCTGGAATCCGGGCTGCGCACCCTGCCGTGGACCGCCGCCCCGATGATCGTCGCCCCGCTCGCCGGCATCTTCGGCGCCCGCCTCGGCGTCCGGAACCTGATCGTCGCCGGCCAGATCTTCCTCGCCGCCGGCATCCTCTGGATCGGCCTCGCCACCACGACCGACGTCGGCTACGGCAGTCTCGTCGTCGCGTTCGCGCTGGCCGGCATCGGCATGGGCCTGACCTTCGCCCCGATCAGCACGATGACCCTGGCCAGCGTCACCGCCGAGCAGCGCGGCGTCGCCTCCGGCACCAACAACACGATCCGCGAGTTCGGCGTGGCAGCGGGCGTGGCGGCCCTCTCCTCGATCTTCAGCACCTACGGCGGCTTCGCGAGTCACCAGTCGTTCGTCGACGGCCTGCGCCCGGCGGTCCTCACCGGCGCCGCGGTGATCGCGGCGGGGGCGGTGGTGGCCGCCTTCCTCCCCCGCCACACCGACTGACACCGCAGACCTCCGCACCCCCTCGTCGCGCCCGGTGACTCAACTCATGCGGGCGCGACAGGGCGATGCCCCTTGTCGACGCCCGGTCTTCGACGGGCACCTCTTTGCCGGAGCGGATTCAGCTCGTTCCCGGCCCGGACTCAGTTTGCCTCAGCAGGATCGGATGCGGTGAAGGACGTCAGCCAGTCCCGGTGGCCGAAGTCTCGAGAGCGGCCACACCGGCTTCAGTGAACTCGAGACCCAGAATGCCTTCGACGAAGCGAACCACCAACCGACCCGGCGAAGGCGAACTGAGACTCTCCGGCTCGCGATGAACCGGTATCACAGCCAAGGCTTTACGGTTGACCGGGTCGATCAGCCGGACCGTTCTGTCATGACCTGCCGTGGCTACACAATCGACCGAGCCCCAGCGTACCCCGCAAACGTCATTGATCCAGCTTTCGTGACCGGTCGGAACGCTGAACCCGGCTCCCTCTTCCGGCCAGAGGTTCAAGTATCCGTGGATATCGGATCCGGCCATCATCGCCGTGCCGGCAAGAGTGATCGCCGCGAGTTGCTTCACTCGGGCCTTTGGTTTTCTGAGCCTGGCCGCCTGTTTCCCCGTATTGACGTTCCAGGCCCTGACGCTGCTGTCGCTCATAGTGGTCGCCGCAACGCAGGCTTCTCCCCGAATAACAGTTATACATACGGAACTTATCCGTTTCTTCGGGAGGTTGAAGTCAGTGACGACCTGGCGCCTGCTCGCATTCCATACGATGATGTTCCCCTCGTAGTCGCCGGTGACCACGTAGAGATCTCCGCCAACCTTCCGTGAGTCCAGGGCGGTAACCTGGTGCGGCGCCTCGATCCTAACCCAGATATCTCGAAGGAACGTATTGTAGACATTCACATCGGACCCCTCGGCCACCACGCAGAAGTTGTCTACAACCTTCAATTTTCCGTAATACCTACTGTCGGCAGGGATTTTCTTGACGACCCCACCCGTCGCGATTTCACGCGCCGTGAGAGCATCTTTCGACTTCACCCAGAAGATTGGCGAATCCCTGGAAGAATCAGAACCGATCGCAAGAATGCCGTTCGACATCACGACCGACGACTGTGGTTCGGCGTCCGCTCGCTCGTCCGGCACGTTCCAAATTCTTACTGAACCAGAAATGTCCGCGGTAGCGACGACATACTTGCCGTGCTCACGAACTACGCAGGCTCCGCCGAAGGCACGGTGTACGCCAATAGAACGATTTTCCTCCATGATCTCAGTCGTACGCGAACTGACATAAAACAAGCAGTCGCCTGCCAGTACGGCCAGAATCGGCCGCCCCGGAATATCAAGAATCCGGTGGATACGCCCAGGCAAAACCGCACTCGTTTTCACTACTCGGCGAGACGCGAGATCCCAAATCCTCACCTTCCTGTCAGCCCCACCGGAGGCGAGGAAGGCACCGTGATCCGTATCGATCCCGATCAGGCTGTCGACCCCACCCCGGTGTCCACTTAGCTCGAAGCTCAAATCACCGCCATACAGGTCGAAGACACGAATGAAGCCATCCCGTGAACCGGCCACCAAGACGGGACGCCCGGAGAGTCGCATCGCACAAACACTGTCTATATCACGATTTCCTGCAGGGTAATCAGCCAGCTTCACCCGGGTGAACAAATCCCAGGAGGCGAGCGCACCATCCTCTCCTGCTACCGCGAGCACCGCCTCACCAGAGGCTTCCCAAACGCATAGCCGCCTCCCCTTCGCTGCCTTTCCGGAAAGTTCGAGACGCTCGAACGGCGGACGGCGATCGGAGCCTTCGGCTGTGCGTATGTCGCAGTAGTAGACAGAGCCCCAGATTGTGACGAGATACCCCAATGATGCTACATATTGGAGATCGATCAGATGCGCAGTAAAGAAGCTTCGAAGATTTTTTACAATGTTTCGGTCCTGCAGACTCCAAACATTCACCACTCCATCATCACTTGCGGAAACGAGTACCTGTTTCCCGGCGAACTCCGCTGCCGAAACCGAATTCACCCAGCCGCCGGCGTGCCCCTCGAGTACAGCAGACTGCTCGCGAGCATCTACTTCGGCCCATATG comes from the Actinoplanes sp. OR16 genome and includes:
- a CDS encoding TetR/AcrR family transcriptional regulator, encoding MTRTRLTAQERHTQLVEAALQAFAEGGYAGTTTDQVARIAGVSQPYVIRLFGSKQELFLATTRYAGGRIEQKWRAAAEQDPTLAGLGHAYKDLLAERELLFVLLHGFGAAADPVIGEAVRACYGNLYTVVRELTGATAEEVRDFFAMGMLITVLGAMRVLGPDAVAQQPWMTDLMSVMPPAD
- a CDS encoding TIGR03557 family F420-dependent LLM class oxidoreductase: MGYKLAAEAFGPKELIRQAIRAEQAGFDFVEISDHYHPWLDVQGHSPFAWNVLSAIAVQTRTLGLATGVTCPSVRYHPAIIAQAAATLAIISDGRFTLGVGSGERLNEHVVGQGFGSVRERHERLAEALDIINLLWQGGYQSYEGRYLRLDDARVFDLPDTLPAIAVAAGGTSAAELAATHGSGLFATEPRKDLVETFTAAGGTGPRYAEASVAWAPTEDEAVKEAHRTTRWAVTGWKVMSELPNPVNFEAASATVTEDDVRQNFVAGPDPADYLDRIGEYRDAGFDHIVLMNCGPDPDGFLDFFQKELRGRL
- a CDS encoding phage holin family protein produces the protein MTAPYPHDNADPVEQTSIGEIIGNISNDLSQLFRQEVELAKAEIRQEATKAGKAAGMLGGAGFAGYLAVLLLSFAIVFGLGNVIDHGWAFLIVGLVWAAIGAVLFVNGRKKLKTVDPVPRRTAETLKEDAQWLKNPTG
- a CDS encoding DUF3618 domain-containing protein; its protein translation is MAEEPDRLKQDIERTRASLTRDVDLLAEKTSPRQVARRRWTAVKEKVMGTTEDTRYAAHEQASKISDKASELSSRTSDKAGELSDKAQEKAHDAAGAVKGAPRAVAGQTRGNPLAAGIIAFGVGLLSASLIPVTDAEKRAGQQLKEHSGDLTDKVKDVASDLKDELGGTVQHAAGELKETARDAAQTTKETAASDARDVRDETKNAATA
- a CDS encoding MFS transporter, whose translation is MSTLAPVRPATRPLGLVLAAVGIPTFMVSLDNLVVSTALPVIRTELNASITDLQWFVNAYTLPFAAFLLTAAALGDRIGRRRMFLAGIALFTVASAGAALATEPWELTVTRALQGLGGAAIAPLSLTLLAQAVPDRLRNVAVGIWGGITGLGVALGPVIGGAVVDGLTWNWIFWVNVPIGVVAVVLALTVLDESRGGARRLDPVGLVLSASGMLLLIWGIVDGPERGWTSGRVPLMLGAGVALLAAFILWESGLFGQARNRTPMLPLTLFRSRGFSLVNVVTLTFSAGAFGAVFLLAQFFQVVQGLSPLESGLRTLPWTAAPMIVAPLAGIFGARLGVRNLIVAGQIFLAAGILWIGLATTTDVGYGSLVVAFALAGIGMGLTFAPISTMTLASVTAEQRGVASGTNNTIREFGVAAGVAALSSIFSTYGGFASHQSFVDGLRPAVLTGAAVIAAGAVVAAFLPRHTD
- a CDS encoding WD40 repeat domain-containing protein, translating into MVVDSSSANETRGIPPATISFAIHAKGKSALEVAREIAVAVGVDRPEQVGDLLLSLQGVHAFTVVVDALDEARTSDEARSIAQEILRPLAESRRGTGSRILLGARRRDDQGDLLKVLGPGSIEIDLDRSENFELEDLVAYALMTLRLARDEEQNPYRNSIEAESIARRIATIAAPNFLVAGLVARTHGLYDTTVVSPEDVVFDGSVEDAFRRYLRRVPPIEGLGADQVLAGLAFAEVPGLPVELWCLAIETQSGHALHAAALRRFSRTAAGNFIIEFSDSGSETSFRLYHQALNDTLIAWRAELGSSAVEDERSWTRALVDFGRRVGWSNSPRYLLQSLPTHAERAGLVDELLTDTEVVLYADMSGLLAVSDRAQSREARAIVRLIRLTPNAFEQRAAERIASFSVVESLEGLGTTFRDFQGVEPPYRGIWAEVDAREQSAVLEGHAGGWVNSVSAAEFAGKQVLVSASDDGVVNVWSLQDRNIVKNLRSFFTAHLIDLQYVASLGYLVTIWGSVYYCDIRTAEGSDRRPPFERLELSGKAAKGRRLCVWEASGEAVLAVAGEDGALASWDLFTRVKLADYPAGNRDIDSVCAMRLSGRPVLVAGSRDGFIRVFDLYGGDLSFELSGHRGGVDSLIGIDTDHGAFLASGGADRKVRIWDLASRRVVKTSAVLPGRIHRILDIPGRPILAVLAGDCLFYVSSRTTEIMEENRSIGVHRAFGGACVVREHGKYVVATADISGSVRIWNVPDERADAEPQSSVVMSNGILAIGSDSSRDSPIFWVKSKDALTAREIATGGVVKKIPADSRYYGKLKVVDNFCVVAEGSDVNVYNTFLRDIWVRIEAPHQVTALDSRKVGGDLYVVTGDYEGNIIVWNASRRQVVTDFNLPKKRISSVCITVIRGEACVAATTMSDSSVRAWNVNTGKQAARLRKPKARVKQLAAITLAGTAMMAGSDIHGYLNLWPEEGAGFSVPTGHESWINDVCGVRWGSVDCVATAGHDRTVRLIDPVNRKALAVIPVHREPESLSSPSPGRLVVRFVEGILGLEFTEAGVAALETSATGTG
- a CDS encoding glycosyltransferase family 2 protein produces the protein MDASRNDDVTVVVATRNRRDRLFETLPEHRAPVILVDNASDDGGPEEIASAFPSVEVVRLGENIGAAARNEGVRRAGTPYVAFADDDSYWSPGSLARAAALMGAHPRVGLLSARVLIGAEGRIDPVSEAMAAAPIGGASGVPGPKILGFLSCAVVVRREAFLAVGGFEPRLFVYGEESLLAMDLAAAGWELRYAPELVVRHFPLPAGRDRGARRRIEARNRMLTALLRRPAGVVARTAATVIRESPAAVVDVARQLPWALRHRRPLPPEVEADLVRLSAACCAGTARFPRRPAAPAG
- the folP gene encoding dihydropteroate synthase, encoding MAIVNRTPDSFHDKGRTFALEKATEAVKAAAADGADWIDIGGVPFAPGPEVTAAEELDRVLPVIEAARDLAVVSVDTFRPEVAREVIKAGAGVINDTSGLRDPAMADAVAGTDAQLVICHSLAAPRTLHPRPFYGDVTSEVAAFLRERVELALARGVRPDQIIIDPGHDLNKNTLHSLEITRRLEEITSIGYPTLAALSNKDFIGETLDRPQQERLAGTLATVVFCIMRGARIMRVHDVRAATDAIRMTEAMLGWREPAYLRHNMD